A section of the Malania oleifera isolate guangnan ecotype guangnan chromosome 2, ASM2987363v1, whole genome shotgun sequence genome encodes:
- the LOC131147989 gene encoding ABSCISIC ACID-INSENSITIVE 5-like protein 7 isoform X7 — MNMDEFLNSVWDAEGDQTPSHTNQSKPTTDNNVIDNIHDPPSLSPQTSFSLPNKQLCNKTMDEVWFEIHKDQPKQQSHGNLDRDESPPRQKTFEEMTLEDFLIKAGVVQSGSSLHNRMPLQSHYGTFASSGNAGFNTDFGGGNVMGSGLISNLENTMSNISSDSLAGYHMITQSAKFVGESSKNGENGNDQSGGLKSRRRMMEGSLEVVVERRQRRMIKNRESAARSRARKQFPLYPA, encoded by the coding sequence ATGAACATGGATGAGTTCCTCAACAGCGTTTGGGACGCGGAAGGAGACCAAACTCCTTCCCACACTAACCAAAGCAAACCCACCACTGACAATAATGTAATAGACAACATCCATGATCCGCCTTCTCTGTCTCCACAGACCTCCTTCTCCCTCCCCAATAAGCAGCTGTGCAACAAGACTATGGACGAAGTCTGGTTTGAGATCCACAAAGACCAACCAAAGCAGCAGAGCCATGGCAATTTGGACAGGGACGAGTCACCTCCACGCCAGAAAACGTTTGAGGAGATGACTTTGGAAGATTTTTTAATAAAAGCTGGGGTTGTTCAGTCTGGATCTTCTTTGCATAACAGAATGCCTCTTCAAAGCCACTATGGGACCTTTGCAAGCAGTGGTAATGCAGGTTTCAACACGGACTTTGGAGGGGGGAATGTGATGGGATCTGGATTAATCTCCAATCTGGAAAATACGATGAGCAACATTTCAAGTGATTCCTTAGCAGGGTATCATATGATCACACAGAGTGCTAAGTTTGTGGGGGAGTCTTCAAAGAATGGTGAAAATGGAAATGATCAGTCAGGTGGGTTGAAGAGCAGAAGGAGAATGATGGAAGGTTCATTGGAAGTGGTGGTGGAGCGAAGACAGCGGAGGATGATAAAGAATAGAGAGTCTGCAGCACGATCTCGGGCTAGGAAACAG